A genomic window from Brassica oleracea var. oleracea cultivar TO1000 chromosome C8, BOL, whole genome shotgun sequence includes:
- the LOC106311749 gene encoding uncharacterized protein LOC106311749 — protein sequence MEEADSSLPACPTEDAIRALLENLVDPLLPPKPSPSDVPSKALRESVAKQVHAVVLLYNYYHRREHPHLERLPFESLRSLTTVMRPALLPHFKESGEDGVLEKVIVDACSLSMSLDASSEISTLKKWPIRKVAVLLVDSKKTCCYLQHSSITQGVWSLLEKTAAAEGHEEAIFQKVAFAAIEDATGINHKDIVILERHLVHSLSEEKTTAKFYIMKCTSEDNFPGEFPVEEALNCMQGPLFEKSFSEWSTNATVEYFHILPYANLIADWFSRRDDAEFVIEKEAEAVCDEMESNGKADESDVCLTEDAIRALLENLVDPLLPLRPSPTDVPSMALRESVAKQVRAVVVLYNYYHRREHPHLECLSFEFFRSLTTVVKPALLPHFKESGDGVVLLEKVIVDACSLSMSLDASSDFSKWPIKKVSVLLVNSKKTCCYLQHSSITQGVWSLLEKTIEREKAAADGGQSEEAIFQKVAFAAIKEATGINHKDIVILERHLVHSLSEEKTTAQFYIMKCTSQDKFSGEFPVEEALKCMQGPLFEKSFSEWSTNSIVEYFHVLPYANLIADWFSRREDAEFVIEKEVEAVCDEIESNGKADESDVCPTGDAIRALLENLVDPLLPPKPSPTDVPSKVVREAVAKQVHAVVLLYNYYHRREHPHLERLSFESFRSLTTVMRPALLPHFKESGEGVLEQTVLLEKVIVDACSLSMSLDASSDFSSLKKWPIKKVAVLLVDSKKTCCYLQHSSITQGVWSLLEKAAAGEGQNEEAIFQKVAFAAIKEATGINHKDVVILERHLVPSLSKEKTTAKFYIMKCTSQDKFSGEFPVEEALKCMRGPLFEKSFSVSEWSTSFVVEYFHLLPYASLITDWFSRREDTESVIEKEAEAVFDENGKPDESDAFDTPGRGGDNATSKRSNDTNARKDASRSSPKARKKVAPRFYSRNLRGRTVPAVEPQVETVVALKANNNADNEMSPCKDNGERGGTEVGSGSNYQRERENQRKKAVTDKLKSILKLNNASPASAHDSNINLEELQTTLLSRATSLSETALKVLHCKRDKLTLQQRDIEDEIAECDKRIKDIKGNWELQLETILECCNEAYPRRNLQESQSNKRVKLSEPLPFTKSMCKKLDDLCLENNWVLPTYRVSSTDGGYEAEVRIKETHFAHTICGDEKFDAEEARESAAACLLRRLHYNTRQQPSTSRHD from the exons ATGGAGGAAGCAGACTCCTCTTTACCTGCTTGTCCGACAGAGGACGCCATTAGAGCTTTGTTAGAGAACTTAGTCGACCCTTTGCTTCCTCCCAAGCCTTCTCCAAGTGATGTTCCTTCCAAGGCTCTCCGTGAATCTGTGGCTAAACAG GTTCATGCCGTTGTGCTGCTGTACAATTACTACCACAGAAGAGAGCATCCTCATCTGGAACGCTTGCCTTTTGAGTCGTTGCGTAGCTTGACTACTGTTATGAGGCCTGCTCTGCTGCCTCATTTCAAGGAATCTGGAGAAGATGGAGTTTTGGAGAAGGTTATTGTGGATGCATGCAGCTTATCCATGAGCTTGGATGCGTCTTCAGAGATTTCCACCTTGAAGAAGTGGCCCATAAGGAAAGTTGCAGTCTTGTTAGTCGACTCAAAGAAGACTTGTTGTTATCTGCAACATAGTTCCATCACACAAGGTGTGTGGTCACTACTTGAGAAAACTGCTGCTGCTGAAGGCCATGAAGAGGCTATCTTCCAAAAAGTTGCATTTGCAGCTATTGAGGATGCCACAG GTATTAATCACAAAGACATTGTGATCTTGGAGAGGCATTTAGTACACTCCTTGAGTGAAGAGAAGACAACGGCCAAGTTTTACATAATGAAGTGCACTTCAGAAGATAATTTTCCTGGAGAGTTCCCTGTTGAAGAAGCACTTAACTG CATGCAGGGTCCTTTGTTTGAGAAGAGCTTCTCTGAATGGTCTACCAATGCCACAGTTGAATACTTTCATATTCTTCCATATGCCAATCTAATAGCAGATTGGTTTTCAAG GCGAGACGACGCTGAGTTTGTGATAGAGAAAGAAGCAGAAGCTGTATGTGATGAGATGGAAAGCAATGGAAAGGCAGATGAGTCTGATGTTTGTCTGACAGAGGACGCCATTAGAGCTTTGTTAGAGAACTTAGTCGACCCTTTGCTCCCACTCAGACCTTCTCCAACTGATGTTCCTTCCATGGCTCTCAGGGAATCTGTGGCTAAACAG GTTCGTGCTGTTGTGGTCCTGTACAACTATTACCACAGAAGAGAGCATCCTCATCTTGAATGCTTGTCTTTTGAGTTTTTCCGTAGCTTGACTACGGTTGTGAAGCCTGCTCTGCTGCCTCATTTTAAGGAATCTGGAGATGGAGTTGTATTGCTGGAGAAGGTTATTGTGGATGCATGCAGCTTATCCATGAGCTTAGATGCGTCTTCAGATTTTTCTAAGTGGCCCATAAAGAAAGTTTCAGTCCTGTTAGTTAACTCAAAGAAAACTTGCTGTTATCTTCAACACAGTTCCATCACACAAGGTGTGTGGTCACTGCTTGAAAAAACCATTGAGAGAGAGAAAGCTGCTGCTGATGGAGGCCAGAGCGAAGAGGCCATCTTTCAAAAAGTTGCATTTGCAGCTATTAAGGAGGCCACAG GTATTAATCACAAAGACATTGTGATATTGGAGAGGCATTTGGTACACTCCTTGAGTGAAGAGAAGACAACGGCCCAGTTTTACATAATGAAATGTACCTCACAAGACAAATTTTCTGGAGAGTTTCCTGTTGAAGAAGCACTTAAATG CATGCAAGGTCCTTTGTTTGAGAAGAGCTTCTCTGAATGGTCTACCAATTCCATAGTGGAATACTTTCATGTTCTTCCTTATGCCAATCTAATTGCAGACTGGTTTTCCAG GCGAGAAGACGCTGAGTTTGTGATAGAGAAAGAAGTAGAAGCTGTGTGTGATGAGATCGAAAGCAATGGAAAGGCAGATGAGTCTGATGTTTGTCCCACAGGGGACGCCATTAGAGCTTTATTAGAGAACTTAGTCGACCCTTTGCTTCCACCCAAACCTTCTCCAACTGATGTTCCTTCCAAGGTTGTCCGTGAAGCAGTGGCTAAACAG GTTCATGCTGTTGTGTTGCTGTACAATTATTACCACAGAAGAGAGCATCCTCATCTGGAACGCTTGTCTTTTGAGTCTTTCCGTAGCTTGACTACGGTTATGAGGCCTGCTCTCTTGCCCCATTTTAAGGAATCTGGAGAAGGAGTTTTGGAACAAACTGTATTGCTGGAGAAGGTTATTGTGGATGCATGCAGCTTATCCATGAGCTTGGATGCTTCTTCAGATTTTTCCAGCTTGAAGAAGTGGCCCATAAAGAAAGTTGCAGTCTTGTTAGTCGACTCAAAGAAGACTTGTTGTTATCTGCAACATAGTTCCATCACACAAGGTGTGTGGTCACTACTTGAGAAAGCTGCTGCTGGTGAAGGTCAGAATGAAGAGGCTATCTTTCAAAAAGTTGCATTTGCAGCTATTAAGGAGGCCACAG GTATTAATCACAAAGATGTTGTGATCTTGGAGAGGCATTTGGTACCCTCATTGAGTAAAGAGAAGACAACGGCCAAGTTTTACATAATGAAGTGCACTTCACAAGACAAATTTTCTGGAGAGTTCCCTGTGGAAGAAGCACTTAAATG CATGCGAGGTCCTTTATTTGAGAAGAGCTTCTCTGTCTCTGAATGGTCCACGAGTTTCGTTGTGGAATACTTCCACCTTCTTCCATATGCCAGTCTAATAACAGATTGGTTCTCCCG GCGAGAAGACACTGAATCTGTGATAGAGAAAGAAGCAGAAGCTGTATTTGATGAGAATGGAAAGCCAGATGAGTCTGATGCTTTCGACACTCCTGGAAGAGGAGGAGATAATGCTACTTCAAAAAGGAGTAATGATACTAAT GCTAGAAAAGATGCTTCACGTAGCAGTCCTAAAGCTAGAAAAAAAGTTGCTCCCAGGTTCTATTCTCGTAACTTGAGAGGAAGAACAGTTCCTGCAGTGGAACCCCAGGTTGAGACGGTAGTTGCGTTGAAGGCTAATAATAATGCAGATAATGAAATGAGCCCTTGTAAAGATAATGGAGAGAGAGGTGGTACGGAG GTTGGATCTGGTTCAAATTATCAAAGGGAAAGAGAGAACCAGAGGAAGAAAGCTGTTACTGACAAACTCAAGAGCATTCTTAAGCTTAATAATGCATCTCCTGCTTCTGCTCATGACTCTAACATAAACCTTGAGGAGCTACAAACCACTCTTCTTTCTAGAGCAACATCACTCTCTGAGACTGCGTTGAAAGTTCTTCATTGCAAACGAGATAAGCTG ACTCTTCAGCAGCGAGACATAGAAGACGAGATTGCTGAATGTGACAAACGCATCAAGGACATCAAAG GTAATTGGGAGCTGCAGCTAGAAACAATACTTGAGTGTTGTAATGAGGCATACCCGAGGCGTAACCTTCAAGAATCTCAAAGCAACAAGAGAGTGAAGCTCTCTGAACCTCTTCCTTTTACCAAAAGTATGTGTAAG AAACTCGATGATTTATGTCTGGAGAATAACTGGGTACTACCAACCTATCGTGTGTCTTCAACAGATG GTGGGTATGAAGCTGAAGTAAGAATAAAGGAGACTCACTTTGCGCATACAATCTGTGGAGATGAAAAGTTTGATGCTGAGGAAGCTAGGGAATCTGCGGCGGCTTGCCTGCTACGTAGGTTACACTACAACACAAGACAACAGCCATCAACATCTCGTCATGATTGA
- the LOC106309403 gene encoding ATP-dependent DNA helicase Q-like 4A, giving the protein MCQKLDDICLENNWVLPSYHVSLSDGGFQGEVRINETQFAHRICGEAKSDAEEARESAAAILLAKYVTPEHTNSQRSRTRRPFRSPSSVKVLKPSTPGETSEKDPLTSIATGDVDLTTNLFLALRKLRSLLVKECPGGVMGTYIFTNPTLQKISTKIPRNKEELLEIDGLGKDKVSRYGDRLLEVIESTIKEYYATNKKSSME; this is encoded by the exons ATGTGTCAG AAACTCGATGATATCTGTCTAGAGAATAACTGGGTACTACCAAGCTATCATGTGTCTCTTTCAGATG GTGGATTCCAAGGTGAAGTAAGAATAAATGAGACTCAGTTCGCACACAGAATTTGTGGAGAGGCAAAGTCAGATGCTGAGGAAGCTAGGGAATCCGCAGCGGCTATCTTGCTTGCTAAATACGTTACACCAGAACACACCAACAGCCAACGATCTCGTACCAGAAGACCATTCAG ATCCCCATCTTCAGTAAAAGTATTGAAGCCGAGTACACCCGGTGAAACCTCAGAAAAAGATCCATTAACATCAATTGCAACTGGAGATGTG GATCTTACCACCAACTTGTTCTTAGCCTTGAGGAAGCTACGTTCACTTCTTGTCAAAGAATGCCCTGGTGGTGTCATGGGAACTTATATATTCAC CAACCCAACGCTTCAGAAGATAAGCACCAAGATTCCGAGAAACAAAGAGGAACTCCTCGAGATAGATGGCCTTGGGAA GGACAAAGTAAGTAGGTACGGTGATCGGTTGTTGGAAGTAATAGAATCAACGATCAAGGAGTACTACGCAACCAATAAGAAAAGCTCCATGGAGTAA
- the LOC106309402 gene encoding uncharacterized protein LOC106309402: MKLHGMRDPVSSTHSNVNPEELRTTLLSRATSLSETALKVLLCKRDKLTLEHRSIEDEIAKCDQRIKNIKGDVELQLETILESCKEACPRRILQESHEKSACQSNKRLKLSEPLPCTKSMCEKLDDVCVKNNWVLPSYHVSLSDGGFEAEVRIKESQFAHSISGEEKSDAEEARESAAACLLTKLHQNTTTANDVLTKDHLRSSSSVKVAKLSTPGEEGPLKSEKQTSLPLPTADLAEDIYAALERLRSDIVKASPHGVMSYHIFANPTLQRISKKISRNKEELLKIDGLGVAKVNKYGDRLLETIESTINEYNVTNKKGFME, encoded by the exons ATGAAACTTCATGGCATGCGAGATCCTGTTTCTTCTACGCACTCTAATGTAAACCCTGAGGAGCTACGGACGACTCTTCTTTCAAGAGCAACATCTCTTTCAGAAACTGCATTGAAAGTTCTTCTTTGCAAACGAGATAAGCTT ACTCTTGAGCATCGGTCCATAGAAGACGAGATTGCCAAATGCGATCAACGCATCAAGAACATCAAAG GTGATGTGGAGCTGCAACTAGAAACAATACTCGAGAGCTGTAAAGAGGCATGCCCGAGGCGTATCCTTCAAGAATCTCATGAGAAGTCAGCATGTCAGAGCAACAAGAGGCTGAAGCTCTCTGAACCTCTTCCTTGTACCAAAAGCATGTGTGAG AAACTTGATGATGTTTGCGTCAAGAATAACTGGGTACTACCAAGCTACCATGTGTCTCTATCAGATG GTGGGTTTGAAGCTGAAGTAAGGATAAAGGAGTCTCAGTTTGCCCACTCCATCTCTGGAGAGGAAAAGTCTGATGCTGAGGAAGCTAGGGAATCCGCAGCGGCTTGCTTGCTAACTAAGTTACACCAGAACACAACAACAGCCAACGATGTCTTAACAAAGGACCATTTGAG ATCTTCTTCTTCCGTAAAAGTAGCGAAGCTGAGTACACCCGGTGAGGAGGGTCCATTAAAATCGGAGAAGCAGACTAGTCTTCCACTTCCAACAGCA GATCTCGCCGAGGACATATACGCAGCCTTGGAGAGGCTTCGTTCTGATATTGTCAAAGCATCCCCTCACGGTGTCATGTCATATCATATATTTGC CAATCCAACGCTTCAGAGGATCAGCAAAAAGATTTCGAGAAACAAAGAGGAACTCCTCAAGATAGATGGCCTTGGGGT GGCTAAAGTAAACAAGTATGGTGATCGGTTGTTGGAAACAATAGAATCAACGATCAATGAATACAACGTAACCAATAAGAAAGGCTTCATGGAGTAA